The DNA window CTGTGGGCATCCATTGTGCAGGGGCACAAGGCAGCGATGTGCAAGATGTCAACACCTGTGTTGACGCGGTTGCTTTTGGAAGCTGTTCAGTTCCAGAGTCCCAAGCGCGCAGGAATGTTTCGCCCGAAGCTGCGGTATGCCCACCAGGGAGGCATGAACCCTCCGGTCATTGTGATTCATGGCAACTCCCTGGAGCATGTAACAGATGCCTATAAACGCTTCCTCGAAGGGCGTTTTCGCAAGGAGTTCGATTTGGTCGGAACGCCATTGCGGATTGAAATGAAAACCTCCCACAACCCATTTACCGACGGGGATCATTCCTGAGTTGCCCTTTGTCCTGTAGTGCGCTGTGGGAACGTGCTCCGACCGGGTGCATGAGAGGGCAGCTGTGGTAAGGTGCTGGTTTACAACAAAATTCTGAACACGGAGAATATCGTGAGCAATAAAGGTCAGCTTCTTCAAGACCCCTTTCTCAACGCCCTGCGCCGCGAGCATGTGCCGGTTTCCATCTATCTTGTCAACGGCATCAAGCTTCAGGGTCAGATCGAGTCTTTTGATCAGTATGTTGTGCTGCTGCGCAACACGGTGACTCAAATGGTCTACAAGCATGCCATTTCAACGATCGTACCCGGGCGGGCCGTCAATTTTTCTACAAGTGACGCTTCGGATGCAAACGCGAACCCAGATGCTTGATTTCGCACTTGATCTGCTCGATCGATCCTTCGGAAATGCGTTTCGATCGGCTGCCATATCCTCGCTGATTTGAGCACTACTGATACAACGGATCGCATGGCTGCCCCCGTCCTTCTGGTCGGGGTGGATCTCGGGCTTCCCCATTTTGATGCCGATTTGGAGGAGCTTG is part of the Simplicispira sp. 125 genome and encodes:
- the hfq gene encoding RNA chaperone Hfq, translating into MSNKGQLLQDPFLNALRREHVPVSIYLVNGIKLQGQIESFDQYVVLLRNTVTQMVYKHAISTIVPGRAVNFSTSDASDANANPDA